A region of the Cytophagia bacterium CHB2 genome:
CCGTCGGGGCGCATGGATATTGCCTCGGCGCGGCGCTATGCGATATTTTTATTTGCAAGCGGTGTAATTTTTAGTATATTTGCCAGCCTTGACGGGGCGGTTATCGCATGCGCCACCAGCGTGCTGCTCATCGCTTATAGCCTCTGGCTCAAGCGCCAGCCGCTCACCGGCAACCTGGCGGTGAGTCTGGCGACGGCGTTGTCGTTCATCTTTGGCGCGCTTGCCGCCGCGGAGGGGGCAAAGGCTTTGCAACAGACGGAGCTCCCGTTCGGCGATTGGCGGCCGGGAATTTTTCCTGCCGTGTTTTCCTTCCTCTTTCACTTTGGCCGGGAAGTTGTCAAGGATATCGAAGACCAAGCGGGAGATCGAGCAGTTGGCGCGCAGACCCTGCCTCTGGCGTGGGGCATGCGTGCGGCGCAGATCGTCGCGTCGATGGCGTTCATTATCCTGGCCGGTGTTGTCTTGCTTCCCCACGTCCTCGGCGTCTATCATGCCCCTTACCTGTGGCTCATCCTGCTCGGCGTCTACCCGGTGATCGGCTTCGCAATGTTTCAACTCTGGAAAAATCCTGATGCCGCGCGCATGCGACTGACCAGCGACCTGCTCAAGGCAGATATGCTGGTGGGGTTGCTGGCGATCTATGCGGGGAGTTGGTGAAAAAACGGAATTGGATCGCTACTCGCAAATCGAACACATCGTGCGGTTGGCCAAAGCGCGTGCTCACAGTCATGTTCGGCCATGAGCAGGCATAGCAATGACGTCAAGTAGATGTTGAATTCGTGCAAATGAAGCAAAGATTTCATCAACGGATAAAAGCTGCCAACTGATTTTTTCAATCATCCGCTGGCAGCTTTTATCCGTTGGAAATTTTTTTCATTGATTCCGGCTTGTTCGGATTGGGTCCTCTGACGTGGAATTTTACTATGACTACCGTACTGCACGCAACCTATGATGGCGCAGCTCTGCATCCGGAGGAGCCGCTCACGCTCGAGCCGAATACACGCGTGCGCATAACCATCGAAATCGCGAAGCCGCTTGTAAAGAAAAAGCGCTCTTTTCTTCGCACCGCGCAGTCACTGAATCTCCAGGGCCCGCCGGACTGGTCTGCGAGATTCGAAGATTATCTTTACGCCGCAGAGAAGAA
Encoded here:
- a CDS encoding DUF104 domain-containing protein — its product is MTTVLHATYDGAALHPEEPLTLEPNTRVRITIEIAKPLVKKKRSFLRTAQSLNLQGPPDWSARFEDYLYAAEKKHDERSVS